The following coding sequences lie in one Ostrea edulis chromosome 8, xbOstEdul1.1, whole genome shotgun sequence genomic window:
- the LOC125661610 gene encoding mucin-2-like isoform X2 yields the protein MDRPNFIYLINKYLLTMGVHIFLLLCLIQGSSCAVQSYSELLYPVPRHKLRNLGNAAPELTAANFKCSEDVQCGYCGPLVSTREDNLPFTRYAEGSDAEVSATINGIGYGFLQVSLCIRNDSSKDENEACDHDVVLYIPETESFIVPVSSAAEMSISVRLPLGVTCEHCILRWSLIEDDPTCLGCSLTTVNCADIAIDPITHRRTKRQASKKKSKSKKKSKRKKFKPLLPPLRVTKGTTTTTTTAAPTRSSAKTLTFLEMVKQMVVKKEHQVNTIRTKDLKVMKHTQPPPSHFASQPLYVSPNPYVPIKVRQGPLPSPTRKRFPQTPITASPPIAYAKTRNIPTKMNTIYNKQWQQPQTVYRTGTNEIEKPVRRDKNGHIKKTAPSNAFLNAIRRFKKDKMGLKEMIQNDMPQLGEFHGNMDITRVKKIEKPQNHRPSDNLLDEKANQRKGLLPSKHDFFDKASKSRITSTTRAIKQTNPTTKAPTTKAPTTKAPSNGKSSTRRPRTEGIRNLAKNAFLEAIMKLKGQSPSMPKPEIKTNVIAPKQQRIVSQKTKTTLSDMPTTRTTTTTKLPPTTKRGVIPVTQSKQKVADNSFLENIKRLQHKQEELHNQQGSQYGIQSDTHTTRKETKAVVIHTVTPTTTIQPSTKATRKTGGGLLPMWGRRRKTPATSKSTTTSSTSRTTTTSAKTSERTSIATTAFHTSPSKSETRTSKTTSMPTTFYTSPQKSKTTGRTESVYPSTQEYQTPEIPPLEDNPFINYFVILPPVDQMGTKGTTMESGTTSPIEEISKTNGVSEDAQTQYTSKFTTSPSEGPSELSSNDHTSGSTTSLLEKPSEHTSIIYTSTKTTLKSPSTYLISKVTNKNLIESTSQKSSETGKLASVSPHKEFTGTISASTQTQATKTDGFTSMTSFKTMKTTPSTTNVPLEKSKTQSVYTRIPSTETTGSTTGMSAKTEKANSALLPLKRITQQEKTTLTTASRSSVKTKKDKSGLLPFKRVTQQEKTTLTTASAIIPAKRTTLNTIPKSETLNGEIRRQETTVSVNKDTLNATEIPKETPLDEISALAFKELFKPEEFKRIQNRKSTSTGRTTQSDVTSKSTEKRGIISTSEGPGSILNATSSNSPTTIHLESDMPDAQTYRLSTKSMQHKNTPGLHVEMHKNINGVKSYDLLEKQLHDKLFEPDTHSNLRGPVYLDMVHEDMYKTQNGKTKLSKTISTTTEATTVAKRKGGLLQLLTKETKEKKTSGFLLPLPITSKSSTPSTSAMPITTTFITTQTPLTTTLTSTTRQTKPTTDTSSVLFKMQELRLRKLQQEIENLKMKLLEIHQYSVTSRVPITQLRTTSRLTTPIKEQSQTKITKTTQAPTTTQDLTTTTTHSPTTTTQAPTTTTTTPAPTTTTKAPTTMTTQAPTTTTTQAPTTTTTQAPTTTTTQAPTTQIPTTQAETTTTTQAPTTITTTQAPTTTTTQAPTTTTTQTSTTEKTTTPQSPTTTIPTTTTESVAVLIKNFMKIFRPLLYRQLHLTPKERQQEPAVIPMNMVKRTTRSPGSTRIASTIQVTTPKPQPTTTTTTTSTQTTTTINPTTTTEATTPTTTLPTTTTTQASTWKPNKILLTKLTTVTKTTIPKTTLSEKVLLKQLLMEHHPDVYNRLYNTKAKELTEIKTTGKPTTDPLTAAAEPFVELTEQRDPTTTTIKTTTLPPTTTTTSIKTTPSTTSIKTTPSTTSIKTTPTTTSIKTTPTSTSIRTTRTSTSTRTTPTSTSIRTTPTSTSTRTTPTTTITTSQKRLATLSDKKITLPGSTTPISFYEFLAKAKNANIPIPPNIQLELKNIFGKSTTGSTTTTTTTIKPVDPQLIEDFNNLKTRGPIRRWKPPSPIQIYRVKTTQEATSPYRTTITTRKSTTVTPAPTTNKTPSVAEFLDKYREMYEHGVDKQEIVQSIFQNIDIDTLADNKALFNELLSTNPPEKLEANYSPSTNIGYPYDATLNYGPNALQNTPHNYGPNSFQDTQHNYGPNALQNPDRNVIHAYSERQSNRDGSPGLSAYDNRVMGVPVVPLDNNPTRQPFRFARKFRIDSHEPVGWGSPVNDIQIREYMYNDEQSINNIQKNPERFAQVAVEAPRGSFDTVAVENPNSGFVSNNNEGFGAKNTRPPVLQLENTVAYRKGGLSSSNHGPLVVGPSGSLMKLGMVNKLQSVDQQGSGAVIMSKSLGANLVLHAQDRVGGEVFSSSGTLSQNPRDIGPQDFTMKKQSGSLSSTGIARSSHLSAPRNSQISDPRTFRLRRSTRHGYEDQTRRRNYMLEEQYLVTSDKLACVAGETLECKGIGEFKDITGINWFCLSMCEGDRCPLDKCQCGCRDSNTDKWRPITVK from the exons ATGGATCGTCCcaactttatttatttaatcaacaaatatttattaacaatgGGTGTGCACATATTTCTGCTTCTGTGTTTAATACAGGGATCTAGTTGTGCAGTGCAATCATACTCAGAACTTCTTTATCCTGTTCCCCGACATAAATTACGGAATTTGGGGAACGCCGCACCCGAACTTACAGCAGCAAACTTTAAATGTTCTGAG GATGTACAGTGTGGATATTGTGGACCTTTAGTATCAACAAGAGAAGACAACTTGCCTTTTACACGGTATGCAGAGGGAAGTGACGCCGAAGTGTCGGCCACCATTAATGGCATTGGATATGGCTTTCTTCAAGTGTCCCTCTGCATTCGCAATGACTCGTCGAAGGACGAAAACGAGGCCTGTGACCACGACGTAGTACTTTACATTCCGGAAACGGAATCATTTATAGTGCCTGTGTCATCTGCTGCGGAAATGTCTATCAGCGTTAGACTTCCACTTGGTGTAACGTGTGAACATTGTATTTTGAGGTGGAGCCTTATTGAAG ATGACCCAACATGTTTAGGATGTTCACTCACTACCGTCAACTGCGCTGACATAGCCATAGATCCCATCACACATAGGAGGACTAAGCGTCAGGCATCCAAAAAGAAAAGTAAGTCAAAGAAGAAATCAAAGAGAAAAAAGTTTAAGCCTCTTCTCCCACCGCTGAGAGTGACCAAAGggactactactactactactactgcagCACCCACCCGCTCTAGCGCAAAAACACTTACATTTCTGGAAATGGTAAAACAGATGGTTGTGAAGAAAGAGCACCAAGTGAACACAATACGAACCAAAGATCTCAAAGTTATGAAACATACGCAACCCCCTCCTAGTCACTTTGCCTCCCAACCACTGTATGTATCACCAAATCCATACGTGCCAATCAAAGTCAGACAAGGCCCTCTTCCCTCTCCAACCAGAAAAAGGTTCCCCCAAACCCCCATTACAGCCAGTCCACCAATTGCATACGCGAAAACGCGAAATATTCCAACAAAAATGAACACTATTTACAACAAACAATGGCAGCAGCCACAAACAGTGTATAGGACTGGCACTAACGAGATAGAAAAACCTGTAAGACGGGATAAGAATGGACATATTAAAAAAACCGCTCCATCTAATGCTTTTCTCAATGCTATTCGTCGCTTCAAGAAAGATAAAATGGGTCTGAAAGAAATGATTCAAAACGATATGCCGCAGCTAGGAGAGTTTCATGGTAATATGGACATTACTCGTGTAAAGAAAATAGAGAAACCTCAAAACCACAGGCCATCTGACAATTTGCTTGATGAAAAAGCCAATCAGCGTAAGGGATTGTTGCCCTCCAAACATGATTTTTTTGATAAGGCCTCAAAATCACGAATCACTTCTACAACTAGGGCTATTAAGCAGACAAATCCGACCACTAAAGCTCCAACCACGAAG GCCCCAACCACCAAAGCTCCAAGCAATGGTAAATCTTCAACACGACGACCCAGGACCGAAGGTATCCGCAATCTAGCAAAGAACGCGTTTTTGGAAGCTATAATGAAGTTGAAAGGTCAGTCTCCAAGCATGCCAaaaccagaaataaaaacaaatgtgaTTGCACCCAAACAACAACGTATTGTTTCACAGAAAACAAAAACGACTTTAAGTGATATGCCAACAACAAGGACGACTACTACAACAAAATTGCCCCCTACGACAAAACGTGGAGTGATCCCTGTAACACAGAGCAAGCAGAAGGTTGCAGATAATTCTTTCTTAGAAAACATCAAACGTTTGCAGCATAAACAGGAGGAACTCCATAATCAACAGGGATCACAGTATGGTATTCAGTCTGATACACATACGACACGAAAAGAAACCAAAGCTGTTGTAATTCACACGGTAACACCCACTACAACAATACAACCATCGACGAAAGCAACACGCAAGACAGGCGGTGGACTTTTACCTATGTGGGGACGAAGGAGAAAAACACCAGCAACTTCTAAATCTACCACCACTTCATCAACTTCTCGGACTACGACAACTTCAGCAAAAACTTCCGAAAGAACATCAATCGCAACAACAGCATTCCATACTTCACCATCCAAAAGTGAAACAAGAACTTCAAAAACAACATCGATGCCAACAACGTTCTATACTTCACCACAAAAAAGCAAAACAACAGGAAGAACGGAGTCTGTTTATCCTTCCACACAAGAATATCAAACTCCTGAGATACCTCCTTTAGAAGACAATCCTTTTATAAACTATTTTGTGATTCTTCCCCCTGTTGATCAAATGGGAACAAAAGGTACCACGATGGAATCGGGCACCACCAGTCCAATTGAAGAAATATCTAAAACTAACGGAGTATCTGAAGATGCACAAACACAATATACATCGAAATTTACAACATCACCTTCAGAAGGACCTTCGGAACTTTCATCGAACGATCACACATCTGGATCTACAACATCACTTTTAGAAAAACCCTCGGAACATACATCAATCATCTACACATCGACAAAGACTACTCTGAAGTCACCTTCAACTTATTTGATCTCTAAAGTTACAAACAAGAATTTGATTGAGTCAACTTCTCAAAAATCGTCAGAAACTGGAAAATTGGCATCTGTTTCACCTCATAAGGAATTTACTGGAACAATATCTGCCTCGACTCAAACACAAGCAACGAAAACCGATGGTTTTACATCTATGACTTCGTTTAAAACTATGAAAACGACCCCTTCCACCACAAATGTACCGCTAGAAAAAAGTAAAACACAATCCGTCTATACCCGCATTCCATCAACAGAAACCACTGGTTCGACAACAGGAATGTCTGCGAAAACTGAGAAAGCCAATTCCGCATTATTACCTTTAAAAAGAATCACACAACAAGAAAAGACAACACTAACAACTGCTTCCAGAAGTTCTGTAAAAACTAAGAAAGACAAATCCGGATTATTACCTTTCAAAAGAGTCACACAACAAGAAAAGACCACCCTAACAACTGCTTCCGCCATCATACCTGCAAAGAGAACGACACTAAATACAATTCCAAAGTCGGAAACATTGAACGGCGAAATAAGAAGGCAGGAAACAACGGTATCAGTTAATAAAGATACACTTAATGCTACAGAAATACCCAAAGAAACTCCGCTAGATGAAATTTCGGCTTTAGCATTCAAAGAATTATTTAAACCAGAAGAATTCAAGAGGATTCAGAACAGGAAGTCCACATCAACTGGAAGAACGACACAAAGTGATGTAACATCCAAATCAACAGAAAAAAGAGGCATCATTTCTACATCAGAAGGGCCCGGGTCTATATTGAATGCCACTAGCTCAAATTCTCCCACAACAATTCACTTGGAATCTGACATGCCAGATGCACAGACTTACAGACTATCTACCAAGTCAATGCAGCATAAAAACACACCAGGTTTACATGtagaaatgcataaaaatataaatggtGTTAAAAGTTATGATCTGCTAGAAAAGCAACTTCACGACAAACTATTTGAGCCTGATACACATTCAAACTTACGAGGACCAGTTTATTTAGACATGGTCCACGAAGATATGTATAAAACTCAAAatggtaaaacaaaattatcaaaaacaatatcaACAACGACAGAGGCAACAACAGTAGCTAAACGAAAAGGTGGACTACTTCAATTACTCACCAAAGAAACTAAGGAAAAGAAAACGTCAGGTTTCCTTCTGCCTTTGCCTATTACAAGCAAGAGTTCAACTCCCAGTACATCAGCCATGCCCATTACAACTACCTTTATCACAACGCAAACTCCTCTTACTACTACATTGACATCTACAACACGACAAACAAAACCAACCACTGATACATCATCTGTGTTGTTCAAAATGCAAGAACTTCGACTACGAAAGTTACAACAGGAAATTGAAAATCTGAAAATGAAACTTTTAGAAATACACCAATACTCTGTGACGTCAAGGGTCCCAATTACACAACTCAGAACAACATCACGGCTGACAACTCCAATAAAAGAACAGTCtcaaacaaaaataacaaaGACCACACAAGCTCCAACGACTACACAAGATTTGACAACAACGACAACACATTCTCCAACGACGACAACGCAAGcgccaacaacaacaaccacaacACCAGCTCCAACAACCACAACTAAAGCACCAACAACTATGACAACACAAGCTCCAACAACAACGACAACACAAGCTCCAACAACAACGACAACGCAAGCTCCAACAACAACGACAACGCAAGCTCCAACAACACAAATTCCAACAACACAAGCTGAAACAACAACGACAACGCAAGCACCAACCACAATAACGACAACACAAGCTCCAACAACAACTACAACGCAAGCTCCAACAACAACGACCACACAAACTTCGACAACAGAAAAAACTACAACTCCCCAGTCGCCTACAACAACTATACCAACCACAACGACCGAATCAGTAGCTGTACTAAttaaaaatttcatgaaaatattccgTCCTCTTCTGTACAGACAGCTTCACCTGACTCCAAAAGAGAGACAACAAGAGCCTGCTGTGATTCCAATGAACATGGTCAAAAGAACGACCAGATCTCCCGGTTCAACAAGGATAGCATCAACAATACAAGTAACAACACCAAAACCGCAACCaacgacaacaacaacaaccactTCTACACAAACCACAACTACAATCAatccaacaacaacaactgaaGCTACAACGCCCACGACAACACTTCCAACCACTACGACCACACAAGCTTCAACATGGAAACCAAATAAAATTCTCTTGACAAAGTTGACCACAGTCACAAAAACAACTATTCCAAAAACAACTCTCTCCGAAAAAGTGCTTTTAAAACAATTGTTAATGGAACATCATCCTGACGTTTATAACCGACTTTACAACACGAAGGCTAAAGAGCTGACTGAAATAAAAACTACTGGCAAACCAACAACAGACCCCCTTACAGCTGCTGCAGAGCCTTTCGTGGAACTGACAGAACAAAGAGACCCAACAACGACAACCATCAAAACAACAACACTACCACCAACGACGACCACAACATCAATCAAAACTACACCATCAACAACATCAATCAAAACTACACCATCCACAACATCAATCAAAACTACACCAACCACAACATCAATCAAAACTACACCAACTTCAACATCAATTAGAACTACGCGAACCTCAACATCAACTAGAACTACACCAACCTCAACATCAATTAGAACTACACCAACCTCAACATCAACTAGAACTACACCAACCACTACAATAACAACTTCACAAAAAAGACTGGCTACACTTTCGGACAAGAAGATCACACTACCTGGTTCCACCACTCCAATTAGTTTTTATGAATTCCTTGCTAAGgcaaaaaatgcaaatatacctATTCCACCCAACATCCAACtagaattgaaaaatatatttggaaaaaGCACTACAGGATCTACGACAACTACCACCACAACAATAAAACCAGTTGACCCACAGCTGATAGAAGATTTCAACAATCTTAAAACAAGAGGACCAATAAGGCGATGGAAACCACCTTCTCCTATCCAGATTTACAGGGTTAAAACTACACAAG AAGCTACTTCTCCCTATCGAACTACGATTACCACTCGGAAGTCAACTACGGTTACGCCCGCACCAACTACAAACAAAACGCCATCTGTAGCCGAATTCCTTGACAAATACAGAGAAATGTATGAACATGGAGTTGACAAACAGGAAATTGTCCAATCAATCTTCCAAAACATCGATATCGATACACTGGCAGATAATAAAGCCTTGTTTAACGAGCTTCTGTCTACTAATCCCCCAGAAAAACTTGAGGCAAATTACAGTCCGTCCACAAATATAGGATATCCATATGACGCCACTCTTAATTATGGACCAAATGCCTTACAGAATACCCCACACAATTACGGACCGAATTCCTTCCAGGACACTCAACATAATTACGGACCGAATGCTTTACAGAATCCGGATAGGAATGTAATACACGCATATTCTGAGCGACAATCAAACCGAGATGGTTCTCCTGGCCTTAGTGCCTACGACAATAGGGTAATGGGGGTACCCGTGGTGCCTTTAGATAATAATCCTACGCGACAACCCTTCCGATTTGCTCGCAAGTTCAGAATAGACTCACATGAACCAGTTGGATGGGGTTCACCTGTAAACGATATACAGATTcgtgaatacatgtacaatgatgaACAATcgataaacaatattcaaaaaaATCCAGAAAGATTCGCCCAAGTAGCGGTTGAAGCTCCTCGGGGCTCTTTCGACACAGTAGCAGTGGAGAACCCCAATTCAGGCTTCGTTTCCAATAATAACGAAGGTTTTGGTGCGAAAAATACTAGACCTCCAGTATTACAGCTTGAGAATACCGTTGCTTACAGAAAGGGGGGTCTTAGCAGTAGCAACCATGGTCCGCTTGTAGTGGGTCCTAGTGGCTCACTAATGAAGCTAGGCATGGTTAATAAACTGCAAAGCGTGGATCAACAAGGTAGCGGAGCTGTGATTATGTCTAAATCTCTGGGAGCAAACTTGGTCTTACATGCACAGGACAGAGTTGGTGGAGAAGTCTTCAGCAGTTCCGGTACTCTTTCACAGAATCCACGAGACATAGGTCCGCAggattttacaatgaaaaagCAGTCTGGATCGCTATCAAGCACTGGAATTGCAAGAAGCAGTCATTTGTCAGCTCCAAGAAATTCGCAGATTTCGGATCCACGGACTTTCCGATTGAGACGAAGCACTCGGCATGGTTACGAAGACCAAACCAGGAGACGTAATTACATGTTGGAGGAACAGTATCTTGTGACCTCCGATAAATTAGCATGTGTCGCTGGAGAGACACTTGAATGTAAAGGAATTGGTGAATTCAAAGACATAACAGGGATAAACTGGTTCTGTCTGAGCATGTGTGAAGGAGACAGGTGCCCGTTGGATAAATGTCAGTGTGGTTGTAGAGATAGTAATACTGACAAATGGCGACCCATTACGGTCAAATAA